In the genome of Eggerthella sp. YY7918, one region contains:
- a CDS encoding slipin family protein, which produces MSGKKGKKAKQRNRLPAPVRAKKPLASHMGVWLFEAFAFVVSALPLGMVLYHGWPFWMVLIALAYLITALLTVHVTQQWEKVVVLRLGRFNRVEGPGIFFTIPFLESAALRVDQRIIVTPFSAEEALTADLVPTDIDAVLFWMVVNPQKAWCEVDNYPNAVSWSAQTALRDAIGRINLADISTRRSQLDLELQETLNDKTSDWGISILSVEIRNILIPEDLQDAMSREAQAQQESNARVILAEIENQIAELYVGAAELYRQDEIALQIRMASMVNESVKEGGGNNLIVVPSSFSEGFNAGTMKDVKDLFPKG; this is translated from the coding sequence GTAAAAAGGGAAAGAAAGCCAAGCAGAGAAACAGGCTGCCCGCCCCAGTGCGAGCCAAGAAACCTCTTGCTTCCCATATGGGCGTTTGGCTTTTCGAGGCCTTTGCTTTCGTCGTCTCAGCCCTTCCCCTTGGCATGGTGCTGTATCACGGATGGCCCTTCTGGATGGTGCTCATAGCCCTCGCCTACCTCATCACCGCGCTTTTGACAGTGCACGTCACGCAGCAATGGGAAAAGGTAGTCGTTCTGCGTCTCGGGCGCTTCAACCGAGTGGAAGGACCCGGCATCTTTTTCACCATTCCCTTCCTTGAATCGGCTGCCCTGCGCGTTGACCAACGCATCATCGTAACGCCGTTTTCTGCGGAAGAGGCGCTTACTGCCGATCTGGTTCCCACCGATATCGACGCCGTTTTGTTCTGGATGGTGGTGAACCCCCAAAAGGCCTGGTGCGAAGTTGACAACTACCCGAACGCCGTTTCGTGGTCGGCGCAAACCGCGCTGCGCGATGCCATCGGACGCATCAACCTTGCCGACATCTCAACGCGGCGCTCTCAGCTCGACCTAGAGCTTCAGGAAACACTCAACGACAAAACGAGCGATTGGGGCATCTCGATTCTCTCCGTTGAAATCCGCAACATCCTCATTCCCGAAGATTTGCAGGATGCAATGTCGCGCGAAGCTCAGGCCCAGCAGGAAAGCAATGCGCGCGTAATCCTTGCTGAAATCGAAAATCAGATCGCAGAGCTCTACGTAGGAGCGGCCGAATTGTACCGCCAAGACGAGATTGCACTTCAGATTCGTATGGCAAGCATGGTGAACGAGAGCGTAAAAGAAGGCGGCGGCAACAATCTTATCGTGGTCCCCAGTTCCTTCAGCGAGGGCTTCAATGCTGGAACCATGAAGGACGTAAAGGACCTTTTTCCAAAAGGGTGA
- a CDS encoding cytochrome c3 family protein, whose translation MQGNARRKSMTLSAAGFTFCLFVALALVGCQSTPSDRALMPGIAAAEQISPQDWKWSPDQECAPCHSIEAHTAAASACTDFSDASSSCLTCHNVEQELTVAHEDIRNVKPVSDLQQVTVEKEVCTRCHTIASLAERTADSVALADNNGVTINPHALLKTKGHSEIDCTACHTMHESSDRLETSSKMCRECHHADSFECESCH comes from the coding sequence ATGCAAGGAAACGCACGCAGAAAGTCGATGACGCTCTCGGCGGCGGGATTCACTTTTTGTCTGTTTGTTGCCCTCGCTTTGGTCGGCTGCCAATCCACCCCCAGCGACAGAGCGCTGATGCCCGGAATTGCAGCAGCCGAGCAGATATCGCCCCAGGATTGGAAATGGAGTCCCGATCAAGAATGCGCGCCCTGTCACTCGATTGAGGCGCACACGGCGGCCGCCTCTGCATGTACCGATTTTTCCGACGCATCATCAAGCTGCCTGACGTGCCACAACGTTGAGCAAGAGTTGACGGTCGCACACGAAGACATTCGCAACGTAAAGCCTGTTTCCGATCTTCAGCAGGTTACTGTCGAAAAAGAAGTTTGCACGAGGTGCCACACTATCGCTTCCCTTGCCGAGAGAACGGCTGACAGCGTTGCCCTCGCGGACAACAACGGCGTTACCATCAACCCCCACGCATTGCTGAAAACGAAGGGTCATTCCGAGATCGACTGCACCGCCTGCCACACAATGCATGAGAGTTCCGATAGGCTTGAAACAAGCTCTAAGATGTGTCGAGAGTGCCATCATGCTGACAGTTTTGAATGCGAATCCTGCCACTAA
- a CDS encoding NADP-dependent isocitrate dehydrogenase — protein MTKIQMTTPLVEMDGDEMTRIIWQMIKDELIIPHVDLKTEYYDLGLEHRNATDDQVTVDSAEATKRLGVAVKCATITPNAARMDEYDLKQMWKSPNGTIRALLDGTVFRTPITVAGIEPCVRNWVKPITIARHAYGDVYKNTEMRVPGPGKVELVYTAADGTETRELVHEFDGPGVAQGMHNLDASIESFARSCFEYALDLGQDIWFATKDTISKKYDHRFKDIFQEIYDAEYAERFEAAGIEYFYTLIDDAVARVMKADGGFIWACKNYDGDVMSDMVSSAFGSLAMMTSVLVSPQGYYEYEAAHGTVQRHYYKHLEGKETSTNSVATIFAWTGALRKRGELDGLDDLVAFADRLEKATLDTIEAGEMTGDLARITTLPNPTTLSTRDFILAIAKRLEA, from the coding sequence ATGACGAAAATCCAAATGACTACGCCGCTTGTGGAGATGGACGGCGACGAGATGACGCGCATCATCTGGCAGATGATCAAAGATGAACTCATCATCCCGCATGTCGACCTCAAGACCGAATATTACGATCTAGGCCTTGAGCACCGCAACGCCACCGACGATCAGGTCACAGTGGACTCGGCCGAGGCTACGAAGCGTCTGGGTGTGGCCGTGAAGTGCGCCACCATCACGCCGAATGCCGCGCGCATGGACGAGTACGACCTCAAGCAGATGTGGAAGAGTCCGAACGGCACCATCCGCGCCCTGCTCGACGGCACCGTGTTCCGCACGCCTATCACGGTGGCGGGCATCGAGCCGTGCGTGCGCAACTGGGTGAAACCTATCACCATTGCACGTCACGCCTACGGCGACGTGTACAAGAACACCGAGATGCGCGTGCCCGGTCCCGGCAAGGTGGAGCTTGTCTACACCGCCGCCGACGGCACCGAGACGCGCGAACTCGTGCACGAATTCGACGGTCCCGGCGTTGCGCAGGGCATGCACAACCTGGATGCGTCCATCGAAAGCTTCGCGCGCAGCTGCTTTGAATACGCGCTCGACCTGGGGCAGGACATCTGGTTCGCCACGAAGGACACCATCTCCAAGAAGTACGATCATCGCTTCAAAGACATCTTCCAGGAAATCTACGATGCCGAGTACGCCGAACGCTTCGAGGCGGCGGGTATCGAATACTTCTACACGCTCATCGACGACGCGGTGGCGCGTGTGATGAAGGCCGACGGCGGCTTCATCTGGGCGTGCAAGAACTACGACGGCGACGTGATGAGCGACATGGTGTCGAGCGCGTTTGGCTCGCTCGCCATGATGACGTCGGTGCTGGTGAGCCCGCAGGGCTATTACGAGTACGAGGCCGCGCACGGCACGGTACAGCGTCACTACTACAAGCACCTTGAGGGCAAGGAAACGTCCACGAACTCGGTGGCCACCATCTTCGCCTGGACGGGCGCGCTGCGCAAGCGCGGCGAGCTGGACGGTTTGGACGACCTCGTAGCGTTCGCCGACCGCCTGGAGAAGGCGACGCTCGACACCATCGAGGCCGGCGAGATGACGGGCGACCTCGCACGCATCACCACACTGCCGAACCCCACCACACTCTCCACCCGCGACTTCATCCTCGCCATCGCCAAGCGCCTGGAGGCATAA
- a CDS encoding ABC transporter ATP-binding protein yields the protein MSRSADASTTHRTLHYFWLVTRRHLGLFAALMVATFLFVALLSYGNPYVMSLVVDRVSAGSVAPDQVFAVFGPYIAALIGINVAGQAASKVQDYTMYRLEIAASYDLATMSFDALSNQSMSFHSNRFGGTLVSQTTKFMSAYQLLLETITFPFLPVICSVVFTCAILAPRVPVYVAILMVLLAIYAGVSYYMYKRILHLNEQAASAQNQLSGELSDSVANILAVKTYGREDYERGLFDQANREVVARDSKRMWASLTRGIVTACITIAIMSVVAVFIAGGNAWYGITPGTLVVMFTYTYTVTNQFNFINNGLQRFNRAFGDASGMTVILDEPRLVDDKPGAPDLEVHEGAIDFEDIGFWYTDGDTRTQVFDDLNLHIPAGQRVGLVGASGAGKTTLTKLLLRLSDIQQGRILVDGQNIADTTQQSLRRQIAYVPQEALLFHRSIAENIAYGRPDATMEQIREAARQANALEFIERLPQGFDTVTGERGVKLSGGQRQRIAIARALLADCPVLVLDEATSALDSESEQLVQDALATLMQGRTAIVVAHRLSTVASLDRIVVLDGGKVVEDGPHAELIEAGGPYARLWSRQTGAYLE from the coding sequence ATGTCACGTTCCGCAGACGCATCCACCACGCACCGCACGCTTCATTACTTTTGGCTGGTTACACGTCGCCACCTGGGACTGTTTGCCGCACTTATGGTGGCAACCTTTCTGTTTGTAGCGCTGCTGTCTTACGGCAACCCCTACGTGATGAGCCTGGTGGTTGATCGCGTGAGCGCCGGTTCGGTGGCGCCCGATCAGGTGTTTGCGGTGTTTGGACCCTACATTGCGGCGCTCATTGGCATCAATGTGGCTGGTCAGGCGGCAAGCAAGGTACAGGACTACACGATGTATCGGTTGGAAATCGCTGCGTCATACGATCTGGCCACTATGTCATTTGATGCGTTGAGCAATCAGTCGATGTCGTTTCACTCCAACCGTTTCGGCGGTACGCTCGTGAGCCAGACAACGAAGTTCATGAGCGCGTATCAGCTGTTGCTGGAAACCATCACGTTCCCGTTTCTGCCGGTCATCTGCTCGGTGGTGTTCACGTGCGCCATTCTGGCGCCGCGCGTGCCGGTGTATGTGGCCATCCTCATGGTGCTGCTGGCCATCTACGCGGGCGTGTCCTACTACATGTACAAGCGCATCTTGCACTTGAACGAGCAGGCGGCGAGTGCACAGAATCAGCTCTCGGGCGAATTGTCCGACTCGGTGGCGAACATTCTGGCTGTGAAAACCTATGGGCGCGAGGACTACGAGCGAGGCTTGTTCGACCAGGCCAACCGCGAGGTGGTGGCGCGCGACTCGAAGCGCATGTGGGCGTCGCTTACGCGCGGTATCGTGACGGCGTGCATCACCATCGCCATCATGAGTGTGGTAGCCGTGTTCATCGCGGGCGGCAACGCTTGGTACGGCATTACGCCGGGCACGCTCGTGGTGATGTTCACCTATACCTACACCGTGACGAACCAGTTCAACTTCATTAACAACGGCCTGCAACGCTTCAACCGCGCGTTCGGCGATGCAAGTGGCATGACGGTCATTTTGGACGAGCCGCGTCTTGTGGACGATAAGCCTGGCGCGCCTGACCTTGAGGTGCATGAAGGTGCCATCGATTTTGAAGACATCGGGTTTTGGTATACCGACGGCGACACGCGTACGCAGGTGTTCGATGACTTAAACCTGCACATTCCAGCTGGTCAGCGAGTGGGGCTTGTAGGCGCAAGCGGAGCGGGGAAGACCACGCTCACGAAGCTCTTGTTGCGTTTGTCTGACATTCAACAAGGACGCATCCTCGTGGATGGGCAGAACATCGCCGACACCACACAGCAGTCGCTGCGTCGCCAGATTGCCTACGTGCCGCAGGAAGCGCTCTTGTTCCATCGCAGCATTGCGGAGAATATCGCCTATGGGCGACCTGATGCCACGATGGAGCAGATTCGTGAGGCTGCGCGTCAGGCGAATGCGCTCGAGTTCATTGAGCGTCTGCCGCAGGGTTTCGACACCGTAACGGGCGAACGCGGCGTGAAGTTGTCAGGTGGTCAGCGTCAACGCATTGCTATTGCGCGAGCGTTGCTGGCCGACTGCCCGGTGCTCGTGCTGGACGAGGCCACGAGCGCGCTTGACTCTGAGAGTGAGCAGCTGGTGCAGGACGCGCTGGCAACGCTTATGCAGGGACGCACGGCCATCGTGGTGGCGCACCGTCTGTCTACCGTGGCCAGCCTCGACCGCATCGTCGTCCTCGACGGCGGCAAAGTGGTGGAGGACGGACCTCATGCCGAGCTCATCGAAGCCGGCGGCCCCTATGCCCGCCTCTGGAGCCGCCAAACCGGCGCGTATTTGGAGTAA
- a CDS encoding mechanosensitive ion channel domain-containing protein, with the protein MSTKLKIKIAVLVAVAAASMACMGSLLFSMQGNLSIESYTQEMRQEAEALPDLLAAADESAAQNTETYDAIFQSKAESVAFMAHNDAGFEVTNAKMVEYKDLLGVDNIMVVGRDGAVIAQAQDTRANFAYSRFNELRTVFDSGEPSLPVEVELPEQDWLMRYYAAPIDDATMVVIEQNPAELRELIEETGSTASALKHITIGEHGFMFAVSAKDYLIEYHPDSRLVGTDALEGGIDVAALEDGAFSDVTLAGEQLYCGVTLIGDTYYLAAVPEGDMAATRNITVGVILFIFFAVMTVVIMYGIFVMREDERRGHDPADYRQVGPLRYNKAIGRKAAVFSFVGFIAILGVSFYMQTLFALSSTSVANNERAAEVEQTIQRANERMDALTDQYSERYLSKAHVAGYVLDHNPALANRDDLQNLADVLQIQYVYVMDSNGALTATNSSYTNFSLSEDPADQSFEFRKLLQGVDSVVQPPQNDEISGELRQYIGVSLYDADGNVNGLVQIGIRPTRLESVLESVQIGNVLSSVKAGVDGFAFAVSKADNTFAYFPDERLAGKNALEHGMTEGQLKDGYSDYLTIDGNTYYASSVETDNYYLYVAGTEGELMAERVPLTLATGGVAAVCLFVIFLLLAFEGRGRLATEPLPTEQVDVDARMIDVTMPSGRTTKTETAASRWLDRSFKWSEKTAEQKTATVVKWLVGVSVIAICVAVVFQDRIFGAGSIFSYILGGNWEHGLNVFALTACIMFVCVALTVVTLVQKLLNLLSSVLGARGETVCRLLGSFIKYATIIGMVYYCLMLVGVDTTTLLASAGILSIAISFGAKELVSDILSGLFIIFEGEFRVGDIIMVGDWRGTVVEIGVRTTKVEDGAQNIKVIRNSDISNVINMTKETSYASCDVGIEYGESLERVENILSQELPNIRKRLPAIIDGPFYKGVVALADNSVNIRIIVQCAEKDRIQLERDLNREMKLLFDKYDISIPFPQVVINEPTEYKKATYAEKLSADRFNEEQKAAAKKLGNEDEDEEGKR; encoded by the coding sequence ATGTCGACGAAACTTAAGATCAAGATAGCCGTCCTGGTGGCAGTGGCGGCAGCGAGCATGGCGTGCATGGGTTCACTGTTGTTCTCGATGCAGGGTAATTTGTCGATTGAGAGCTACACGCAGGAGATGCGCCAGGAGGCCGAGGCGCTACCCGATCTTTTGGCGGCGGCCGACGAAAGCGCTGCGCAAAACACCGAGACCTACGATGCCATATTCCAGTCGAAAGCTGAAAGCGTTGCTTTTATGGCTCACAACGACGCGGGCTTTGAGGTCACGAACGCAAAGATGGTGGAGTATAAAGACCTGCTGGGCGTGGACAACATCATGGTGGTGGGCCGCGATGGCGCAGTGATCGCACAAGCGCAGGACACCAGAGCAAACTTCGCATACTCGCGCTTCAACGAATTGCGCACCGTGTTCGACAGCGGTGAGCCGTCACTTCCGGTTGAGGTGGAGCTGCCCGAGCAGGACTGGCTCATGCGTTACTATGCTGCACCCATCGACGATGCTACGATGGTGGTAATTGAGCAAAACCCTGCTGAGCTGCGTGAACTTATCGAGGAAACAGGTTCTACAGCAAGTGCGCTCAAGCACATCACTATCGGCGAGCACGGCTTCATGTTCGCAGTGTCGGCCAAGGATTATCTCATCGAGTACCATCCCGATTCCCGTCTGGTGGGAACCGACGCCCTTGAAGGCGGCATCGACGTAGCGGCTCTTGAGGACGGTGCGTTCTCGGACGTGACGCTTGCTGGCGAGCAGTTGTACTGCGGCGTTACGCTGATCGGCGACACCTATTACTTGGCCGCCGTGCCCGAGGGCGACATGGCTGCCACGCGCAACATCACGGTGGGCGTCATCCTGTTCATCTTTTTCGCGGTTATGACCGTGGTCATTATGTATGGCATCTTTGTCATGCGCGAGGACGAGCGGCGCGGCCACGACCCAGCGGACTATCGCCAGGTGGGGCCGCTGCGCTACAACAAGGCAATCGGGCGCAAGGCGGCGGTGTTCTCGTTCGTGGGCTTCATTGCCATTCTAGGTGTGTCGTTCTACATGCAGACGCTGTTCGCCTTGTCGTCCACCTCAGTGGCGAACAATGAGCGTGCAGCAGAGGTGGAGCAGACCATCCAGCGTGCGAACGAGCGTATGGATGCGCTCACCGACCAGTACAGCGAGCGCTACCTTAGTAAGGCGCACGTGGCTGGCTATGTGCTCGATCACAACCCGGCGCTTGCTAATCGCGATGATTTGCAGAACCTCGCCGATGTGCTGCAGATCCAGTACGTCTACGTGATGGATAGCAATGGCGCATTGACGGCGACAAACTCTTCCTATACGAATTTCTCATTGAGTGAAGATCCCGCTGACCAGTCGTTTGAGTTTAGAAAGCTACTCCAAGGTGTTGATTCGGTGGTGCAGCCGCCGCAGAACGACGAGATTTCTGGTGAACTGCGCCAGTACATCGGGGTATCGCTGTATGATGCTGACGGTAACGTGAACGGTCTTGTGCAGATTGGCATTCGTCCGACGCGCCTCGAAAGCGTGCTTGAGAGCGTGCAGATTGGCAACGTGCTCAGCAGCGTGAAGGCAGGGGTTGACGGCTTCGCTTTTGCGGTGAGCAAGGCCGATAACACGTTTGCGTACTTCCCCGATGAGCGCCTCGCAGGCAAGAATGCGCTTGAACACGGCATGACAGAAGGCCAGCTCAAAGACGGTTACAGCGACTATCTGACCATCGATGGGAACACGTACTATGCGTCATCGGTGGAAACGGATAACTACTATCTCTACGTTGCCGGTACGGAAGGCGAACTTATGGCCGAACGCGTGCCACTCACCTTGGCTACGGGCGGTGTGGCGGCAGTATGCCTGTTCGTGATCTTCTTGCTGCTGGCCTTTGAGGGTCGTGGGCGTCTCGCAACCGAACCCCTTCCGACAGAGCAGGTTGACGTTGATGCACGCATGATAGACGTGACCATGCCGAGCGGGCGCACCACTAAGACCGAGACGGCTGCCAGCCGCTGGCTTGATCGCTCATTCAAATGGAGTGAAAAGACAGCCGAGCAGAAGACCGCAACGGTGGTGAAATGGCTCGTCGGCGTGTCGGTGATTGCCATATGTGTGGCGGTGGTGTTCCAAGATCGCATCTTCGGGGCAGGCTCTATCTTCTCCTACATTCTTGGCGGCAATTGGGAGCACGGCTTGAACGTGTTCGCCCTGACAGCGTGCATCATGTTTGTATGTGTGGCGCTCACCGTGGTCACGCTGGTGCAAAAACTGCTGAACCTGCTCTCAAGCGTGCTTGGTGCGCGCGGCGAGACAGTGTGCCGCCTGCTGGGCAGCTTCATCAAGTATGCCACCATCATCGGTATGGTGTACTACTGCCTCATGCTGGTGGGCGTTGACACCACCACGCTGCTGGCGAGCGCCGGCATCCTGTCCATCGCCATCAGCTTCGGCGCGAAAGAGCTGGTGAGTGACATCCTGTCAGGCCTGTTCATCATCTTTGAGGGCGAGTTCCGCGTGGGCGACATCATCATGGTGGGCGATTGGCGCGGCACGGTGGTGGAAATTGGCGTGCGCACCACCAAGGTGGAGGACGGAGCGCAGAATATCAAGGTTATCCGCAACAGCGATATCAGTAACGTCATCAACATGACGAAGGAGACCTCTTACGCGTCGTGTGATGTGGGCATCGAATATGGCGAGTCACTTGAACGTGTTGAGAACATCCTGTCCCAGGAGCTGCCAAACATCCGCAAACGTCTGCCCGCCATCATCGACGGTCCCTTCTACAAGGGTGTGGTGGCGCTTGCCGACAACAGCGTGAACATTCGCATTATCGTACAGTGCGCCGAGAAAGATCGCATCCAGCTGGAGCGCGACCTGAACCGCGAGATGAAGCTCTTGTTCGACAAGTACGACATCAGCATCCCGTTCCCGCAGGTGGTCATCAACGAGCCCACCGAGTACAAGAAGGCCACCTATGCCGAGAAGCTGAGCGCCGACCGCTTCAACGAGGAGCAGAAGGCTGCTGCAAAGAAGCTCGGCAACGAGGATGAAGACGAAGAGGGTAAGCGCTAG
- a CDS encoding transporter substrate-binding domain-containing protein: MKKARYAMALVVAIALSCVLWGLAGCGGLNTSTTGKSSDAALEGTLRVGVRSDVVGFGYLNEDTGKHYGLEIDLAEELARRLGYADVEYVTVLPETRKDMLLNGEVDCLVACYSIAESREKNFDFSPAYYEDPSVIMVEDSSLITSLDQLKGRTFGTMSGSNTAPQLVIKLTEAGFTDGEALQANDDNSDVTFDTFHLVQVDSYQELSDRLEEGSIDAACMDGSIAHTYDDFDRSLLDFQIDMQSYGVATQKDSALSQPVAEAVQAMLDDGTVTRLIDKWN; this comes from the coding sequence GTGAAAAAGGCGAGATATGCCATGGCGCTTGTCGTTGCCATTGCGCTTTCGTGCGTGTTGTGGGGGCTTGCGGGGTGCGGCGGATTAAACACCAGTACTACCGGCAAAAGTAGCGATGCCGCTCTTGAGGGCACACTGCGCGTGGGTGTGCGAAGTGATGTTGTGGGCTTTGGCTACCTGAATGAAGACACAGGTAAGCACTACGGTCTGGAGATTGACCTTGCAGAGGAATTGGCACGGCGGCTTGGCTACGCAGATGTGGAATACGTCACCGTTCTGCCGGAAACCCGCAAAGATATGCTGCTAAACGGCGAGGTTGACTGTCTTGTGGCATGCTATTCCATCGCCGAATCGCGCGAAAAAAACTTCGATTTCTCACCCGCCTACTACGAGGATCCCTCTGTCATCATGGTGGAGGATAGCTCACTTATCACGAGTCTCGACCAGTTGAAGGGCCGCACCTTCGGCACCATGTCAGGCTCGAACACGGCTCCACAGCTGGTCATCAAGCTTACCGAAGCTGGCTTCACCGACGGCGAAGCATTGCAGGCAAACGATGACAACTCGGATGTGACCTTCGACACGTTCCATCTGGTGCAGGTGGACTCCTATCAGGAGCTGAGTGACCGATTGGAAGAAGGTTCCATCGACGCGGCCTGCATGGACGGCAGTATCGCGCACACCTATGACGACTTTGATCGCAGCCTGCTCGATTTCCAGATTGACATGCAAAGCTACGGTGTAGCTACGCAGAAGGATTCGGCGCTCAGCCAGCCTGTCGCCGAGGCCGTGCAAGCTATGCTCGACGACGGCACGGTGACTCGACTCATCGACAAGTGGAATTAG